A genomic window from Montipora capricornis isolate CH-2021 chromosome 8, ASM3666992v2, whole genome shotgun sequence includes:
- the LOC138013727 gene encoding uncharacterized protein yields MDWNNGSENQHIALKAAFVLIAVCLQKPSQKSKTKDHKECLTRRVALWKNGDIDQLIREGKMIQQRIGRSRKIEPPNKAKIFAKLVMEGQINAALRYLSDNDSKGVLPLSDDVMEQLREKHPEPQEARLGSLLFGPIEDIPACLYQQIDGEMIRDAALRTKGSGGSSGVDATGFKRILGCKSFKSSSTSLCDALATMTRKLCTEYIDPHTIEPLVACRLIPLDKGEGAVRPIGVGEVLRRIMAKCVMKILKQDVIDASGSLQVRAGVKCGSEAAIHAMRKMFEADDNDAVLLIDASNAFNSLNRSAALHNIRILCPTLATFAINTYREPARLFITGGKEIKSAEGTTQGDPIAMGLYAVSLQPLITHLNLSSSARQCWFADDASASGTLDELKMWWDELVTNGPQLGYLPNAKKCWLITKSEKEELAKAMFDGTAINVSTEGHQHLGAVLGSRKHLEDYVEEKVEDWISQIVRLAEFAQSHPQASYVAYTFGLRHRWTYYLRTLPNIEDLLEPLERAISDVLIPSMVDHKCTQLERDILSLPVRLGGL; encoded by the coding sequence ATGGATTGGAACAATGGATCAGAAAACCAACATATTGCTTTAAAAGCTGCCTTTGTTCTCATAGCAGTTTGTTTACAAAAACCAAGTCAGAAATCGAAGACAAAAGACCATAAGGAGTGTTTGACAAGGCGCGTAGCATTGTGGAAGAACGGAGATATAGATCAACTCATACGAGAAGGGAAGATGATTCAACAACGCATCGGCAGATCCCGTAAAATCGAACCGCCAAATAAAGCAAAGATATTTGCTAAACTCGTGATGGAGGGTCAGATTAATGCCGCTCTACGTTACTTAAGCGACAATGACAGCAAAGGCGTTCTACCTCTTTCGGATGACGTCATGGAACAACTCCGGGAAAAACATCCAGAACCTCAAGAAGCGAGATTGGGATCTCTGTTGTTTGGTCCGATAGAGGACATTCCCGCTTGCCTTTACCAACAGATCGACGGGGAAATGATCAGAGACGCTGCCCTCAGAACAAAAGGATCAGGAGGTTCCTCGGGCGTGGATGCAACGGGATTTAAGAGAATTCTCGGCTGCAAATCATTCAAGTCCTCCAGCACAAGTTTGTGTGATGCTCTGGCCACCATGACCAGGAAATTGTGTACAGAATACATCGATCCCCACACCATCGAACCATTAGTTGCATGCCGCTTGATCCCTCTTGACAAAGGCGAAGGTGCGGTGCGACCCATCGGCGTTGGAGAGGTCTTAAGGAGAATCATGGCAAAATGCgtaatgaaaattctcaaacAAGATGTTATTGATGCCTCTGGCTCACTTCAGGTCCGCGCAGGTGTCAAATGCGGAAGTGAAGCAGCAATTCATGCCATGCGTAAAATGTTCGAAGCTGACGATAACGACGCAGTTCTACTCATCGACGCCTCAAACGCCTTCAATTCTTTGAATAGATCTGCAGCTCTGCACAATATAAGAATTTTATGCCCAACTCTAGCAACCTTCGCTATAAATACCTACAGAGAACCAGCACGCCTTTTCATAACAGGGGGTAAAGAGATCAAATCAGCAGAGGGAACTACACAAGGTGATCCAATAGCAATGGGACTTTATGCAGTTAGTCTCCAGCCGCTTATAACTCATCTTAATCTCTCCAGCTCAGCGAGGCAATGTTGGTTTGCCGATGACGCGAGTGCATCAGGAACACTGGATGAGCTTAAGATGTGGTGGGACGAGCTAGTCACAAACGGACCACAGCTTGGATATTTaccaaatgcaaagaaatgctgGCTAATAACAAAGTCAGAGAAAGAAGAACTGGCCAAGGCAATGTTTGATGGTACTGCAATAAATGTCTCGACTGAAGGACACCAACACTTAGGAGCTGTACTTGGATCAAGAAAGCATTTGGAAGATTACGTAGAAGAAAAAGTGGAGGATTGGATAAGTCAAATAGTGAGACTGGCGGAGTTTGCGCAATCACATCCACAAGCTAGTTATGTGGCCTATACTTTTGGCCTAAGGCATCGGTGGACATACTATCTTAGAACACTACCGAATATCGAAGACCTTCTAGAGCCTCTTGAACGCGCGATATCCGATGTACTGATACCTTCAATGGTGGATCACAAGTGTACACAGCTTGAGCGGGATATCCTATCACTTCCAGTGCGTCTTGGAGGCCTATGA
- the LOC138013728 gene encoding uncharacterized protein → MEDVGLQWNPKKCAVVHFKRGTHVADSAGLKVDGNAKIPSLEDGQQYKFLGVLESLKQEEKLALQSAAKEYLRRLSVIWTSPLSDYHRVVASNQFAMPAMSYYMWTQHWPITDLKQIDREARKIVVENGGKHPCGSTSLLYLSRDKGGRGMRSIETEYKETKIKAAANLYQNRDPAMKIVRDFEERAESMGHQALTKEAAAYAKEYGLELQLEYPDPVCVTEEGEVIPGQRVKNLLKRHRESRVREEVREPGKLESW, encoded by the coding sequence ATGGAAGACGTGGGTTTGCAATGGAACCCTAAGAAATGCGCGGTCGTCCATTTTAAGAGGGGGACCCATGTTGCTGATAGCGCAGGACTGAAGGTTGATGGGAATGCTAAGATACCGAGTCTGGAAGATGGACAACAGTATAAGTTTTTGGGTGTGCTTGAGAGTCTGAAGCAAGAAGAGAAGTTAGCTTTGCAGTCTGCTGCTAAAGAGTATCTCCGGAGGTTGTCGGTAATTTGGACGAGCCCCCTTTCGGACTATCATCGTGTGGTTGCGTCTAACCAGTTTGCTATGCCAGCTATGAGTTACTATATGTGGACTCAGCACTGGCCAATAACAGACCTGAAGCAAATAGACAGAGAGGCCCGCAAAATTGTTGTAGAGAACGGAGGCAAGCATCCCTGTGGTTCAACATCCCTGCTGTACCTGTCACGTGATAAAGGTGGGAGGGGGATGCGCTCCATCGAGACAGAGTATAAAGAAACGAAGATTAAAGCAGCGGCCAATCTGTATCAGAACAGAGATCCGGCTATGAAGATAGTACGGGACTTCGAGGAGCGCGCGGAGAGCATGGGGCACCAAGCACTGACAAAGGAAGCGGCGGCGTACGCGAAAGAGTATGGTCTGGAGCTACAGCTTGAATATCCTGATCCAGTCTGTGTCACAGAGGAGGGAGAGGTGATACCTGGACAAAGGGTAAAGAATCTTCTCAAGAGACATCGAGAATCAAGAGTACGGGAGGAGGTTAGAGAGCCTGGTAAGCTGGAAAGCTGGTAA
- the LOC138013729 gene encoding uncharacterized protein produces MFELYEQLLPTRLYTIHKTRVSDSGDSTCRLCGTAPEGMAHILSACPALAQTKYLARHDAVLKVLFFEIIFDLGLIDSVPPWYSPIKPQSVYETAEVQAYWDVPVYGEYQELRANRVDARIVNNRDKQVIALEMSCPWVSNRGKKTSEKTMKYAPLRWELKQRYPGYEINQCNIILDVLGGWSKDLDDTLQKLVGSKAKGVLKKMQKACLSGTLNIARTFKVII; encoded by the coding sequence ATGTTTGAGCTGTACGAACAACTATTACCCACACGGTTGTACACCATCCATAAGACACGTGTGAGTGATAGTGGTGATTCGACATGTAGGCTGTGCGGTACAGCGCCAGAGGGCATGGCCCACATTTTATCTGCCTGCCCCGCGCTTGCGCAAACCAAGTACCTCGCAAGACATGACGCCGTCTTGAAGGTCCTCTTCTTCGAGAtcatctttgacttgggcctgaTAGACTCTGTGCCCCCGTGGTATTCTCCCATCAAGCCACAGTCTGTCTATGAAACTGCAGAGGTACAGGCGTACTGGGATGTTCCGGTATATGGAGAGTACCAAGAGCTCAGAGCAAATAGAGTGGACGCTAGGATCGTTAACAACAGAGATAAGCAAGTGATAGCCttggaaatgagttgcccctggGTGAGCAACCGTGGTAAGAAAACATCTGAGAAGACCATGAAGTATGCGCCACTCAGATGGGAATTGAAACAGAGATACCCAGGGTAcgagataaatcagtgcaatatCATCCTAGATGTACTCGGGGGATGGTCCAAGGACTTAGATGACACCCTACAGAAGCTAGTAGGCAGCAAAGCTAAAGGCGtgctcaagaagatgcagaaggcgtgtctctcaggaactctaaatattgctcgcacttttaaagtgataATTTAA